A segment of the Methanobacterium sp. genome:
TGATGCTAAATACAAGTTAAAAGTTATTAATGCATCTAAATCTGCAATAATATCATTCCACGACTTCCAAAAGACTCCGCCGATTCATGAACTTCTACAAATCGTCAATGAAGAAAAAAAACTTGGTAACATAGCTAAATTTGCGGTTACCCCCAACAATATGCAAGACACGCTCAATGTGCTGCAAGTAGTTAACCAATCAGATAACACCATTGGAATTGCCATGGGTGAAATGGGGAGATACACTCGGGTGTTGGCATCACTTTTTGGATCACCTATCACATACGCTTCTTTAAATGGAGGATCAGCTCCTGGACAATTAAGCATAGCAGATACTAAACAAATCATTGACAAGTTAATTGTGGAGAGAGATTAATGAGATTGAAAACAGGATTAATAATAAGTTTACTTGTCTTAACTGCATTAATCGGGACTACCAGCTACTTAATAGCTAATCAGCATAACATTGGAATCATAGTGAAAACTAATGGTACAGATACGTTGGTTTATTCTACTTCATGGTTCGATGTACCTAAAACCATGATTGAAGAGATGAATATCAAAGCTTGGGCTGATGTGGAGGATCCAGATAGTAATGTAGATTCCGTCAAGACCAACATGCAAAACATTGCCAAAAAGTATAATTACACAGTTGAGGTTAAGATTTCATCCCAATTTGGTGAGGATCAACTACCAATGCCAGCCACAGTAAAGGGAACATCCATGGTTCCTACTTTAAAGGATGGTCAAAGAATTGTAGTATTGAAAACTGATGATTTCGAGGTGGGAGACATAGTTGTTGCCCATCACCCTGATTATAAACTAATTGTAAAACGTGTCGGAAAAATAAATGGTGACCAAGTTTATCTAGAAAGTGACAATAAGAAAGTGGAAATTATACAAAACCACGTAAGCTATGAAAATGGAATGAAAAAGATTGTCACCATCCAAAAGACACCTCTAAACACATGGGTCCCTAGAAGCAATATAATAGGTGTGGTCAAGAATTATTAGATGACGAACTGTGTCTTATTATTTTTTATTTTTAGGATGAATTTTATTTTCAAAATGATTGTTTTGAGCCCTATCTCGCATGATCACCTAAGACTTTTTTTGAATATTTTCAATCCTTCAGCCATTTCTTCTTTTGATATATTCAAAGCCGGAAACATCCTAATGATATTACCTTGTATTACATTTAAGAGAAGCCCATCATTCAAACACTTAGAATTGATGGATGCAGCAATATCTTCATCTGCTAATTCAACAGCAATTAATAATCCTTTTCCCCTGACGTCTTTAATAATATGAGGATATTCTTTTTTCAATTCCCTTAGTTTAGTAATCGCATATTTGCCTACATATTCAACATTTTCCCACATTTTATTGTCTAAAATATATTTGATAACTGAATAGGCCACTGCA
Coding sequences within it:
- the aroD gene encoding type I 3-dehydroquinate dehydratase; its protein translation is MTSKPLICVPILQKDRQNVLRIANEAIKLGADLLELRIDFLLDPDPQKVIHLLEEINFPLIATNRTREEGGYFRGSEVERTDILLETADYVDFIDIELHTDAKYKLKVINASKSAIISFHDFQKTPPIHELLQIVNEEKKLGNIAKFAVTPNNMQDTLNVLQVVNQSDNTIGIAMGEMGRYTRVLASLFGSPITYASLNGGSAPGQLSIADTKQIIDKLIVERD
- a CDS encoding S26 family signal peptidase → MRLKTGLIISLLVLTALIGTTSYLIANQHNIGIIVKTNGTDTLVYSTSWFDVPKTMIEEMNIKAWADVEDPDSNVDSVKTNMQNIAKKYNYTVEVKISSQFGEDQLPMPATVKGTSMVPTLKDGQRIVVLKTDDFEVGDIVVAHHPDYKLIVKRVGKINGDQVYLESDNKKVEIIQNHVSYENGMKKIVTIQKTPLNTWVPRSNIIGVVKNY